From Azospirillaceae bacterium:
CGCCAAGCGGCGCGGCTGCACGGTGGCGGAGGTGGCCTATGATGCCCTGATCGCCGAGGATGGCCTGGGCATCCTGTATTTCCCGGCCCGCAACTTCACCTATTACAACCTGGACATCGTGCACGACATGCTGCGGCGTGAAGGCACGGTGCTGGGCCTGGGCGATGGCGGCGCCCATGTCGGCGCCATCTGCGACGGCAGCATGCAGACCTTCATGCTGAGCTATTGGACGCGCGACCGCCAGGGTGCGCGCCTGTCCATCCCCGAGGCCGTGCATCTGATGACCGGCCACACCGCCGGCATCGGCGGCTTCGGCGACCGCGGCATCATCGCCCCCCGCTACAAGGGCGACCTCAACATCATCGATTACGACCGCCTGGATCTGTATCCGCCACGCGCCAGCTTCGACCTGCCGGCCGGCGGCCGCCGCCTGACCCAGGGGGCCAGGGGCTACAGCGCCACCGTCGTCTCCGGCGTGGTCACCGCGCGCGACGACGTCGCCACCGGCGACCTGCCCGGCCGCCTGGTGCGCGGCCGCCGTGGCCGGCCCGCCTGATCCCCTATCCCATCGGAGCCTCAATCCCATGCTGATCAACCGCGAACGGGCCGACGCCCTGATGGACAGGGGCGGGATCGATGCCGTCGTCGCCTCCACCCCCATCAACACCTATTACCTCAGCAGCTGGGCGACCGACGCCAGCTGGGGCTTCGGCGACCTGGCCCTGGCCATCCTGCCGCGCGATCATGACCGCGACGCCGCCGTGCTGACGGTGGAGGTGGACATGGGCCAGCCGCAGCAGGGCCAGGGCACCTGGATGAAGATCGTGCGCGGCTACGCCCGCAAGCCCGGCATCGGCGCCGGCGGCGTGCAGGGCGTCATGACGGCCGAGGGCCTGCCCCAGAACCACCAGGAGGCGGTGGCCCAATACCTGCGCGAACTGGGCCTGCATAAGGGCCGGGTGGCGTTCGAGGATCGCGGCCTGGGCCAGGACGTGAACGCCATCCTGGGCGGCACGCTGGACGTGGTACAGGCCCGCGACCTGCTGCGCGACATCCGCATGGTCAAGACGCCGGCCGAAATGGCCCACATGCGCGCCGCCGCCCGCAAGACGGAACTGGCCTTGCAGATCTCGGCCGAGGCCATCGCCGCCGGCGCCACCTGCGCCGAGGCGGAGCGCGTGTTCTGGTCGGCGGCGGCCCTGGCCGGCGGCCGGCCCGTGTTCCTGCTGATCACCCCCTACCGCGCCAACCACGGCCGGCTGGCGAAAAACGCCGACCTGAGGCCGGGCGACACGGTGACCTTCGACGCCACCACCGAATTTGCGCACTACACCAGCGACATCGGCCGCACCGCCATCATCGGTGAGCCGTCGGCCGAACAGCTGAAGCGCTACAACGCCACCCGCCTGGGCTGGCGCCAGTCCCTGCCCCATTTCCGCGCCGGCGCCCTGTCGACCGATGTGGAACAGGCGGTGGTCGCCTGCATCCAGGCGGCCGGCAACCCGGAATTCCGCGCCGCCGGCCTGCATTCGGTGGGGTTGGAGCATACCGACCACCCCCACCCCGGCGGCGGCATGCACAGCTTCGACCTGGTGGACGGCATGGTGCTGAGCTGCGACCTGCCCTGGATCGGGCCGGCCATCGGCAAGTTCCATTTCGAGGACATCATCTATCTGAACGGGGACGGGGTGGAGATCATGAACGACGCCGACGGCCGCCTGCTGGCCTGCATCGACGGGCGGACCGTCCGTGTCGACTGACGCCATGTCCGCCGAACTGGCCCCGTACCCGCCCCTCCGCCGCGCCCTGTGGCCCATGTTGCTGCTGTTCCTGGCGGCCAACTTCTACAGCATCGACAAGGCCATCATCGGGGTGCTGGCTGAACCCATCAAGGCCGATTTAGGCATCACCGATGTCCAGATGGGCCTGCTGATGGGCCTGGCCTACGCCCTGCTGAGCGGGCTGTGCGGCCTGTGGCTGGGTACCCTGGTCGACAGCGGCAAGCGCCGCACCGTGCTGGGCGGCGCCGTCATCCTGTGGAGCCTGTCCACCGCCGCCGGCGCCTTCGCCCCCGATTTCAGCACCTTCTTCGTCTTCCGCGCCCTGGTGGGATTGGGCGAGGCCGCCGTGGCCCCGGCGGCGCTGTCGCTGATCGCCGACATGTTCCCACCCAGCCGGCGCGGCCGGGCGCTCAGCACCTATCTGATCGGCGCCACCATCGGCACCGCCCTGTCGTCCGTCATCCCCGGCTGGATCGTGGGCGCCGACCTGCATCTCAGCGTGCCCGGCTTCGGACGCATCGTGCCGTGGCGCACCGCCTTCCTGCTGTGCGGCATCGTCGGGCCCATCGTCGGCCTGCTGTTCTTCACTGTGAAGGAACCGCCCCGGCGGGGGATCAGCGCGGCGCAGAAGGGCCCCACCAAGGTGGCGGCCAAGCTGGCCTACCTGTGGCGCATGCGGGGGGTGGTGGTCCCGCTGTTCGGCGGCTTCGCCCTCTATTACGTCGCCTTCATCGGCGTCACCGCCTGGACCACGCCGCTGCTGATGCGCACCTACGGCGTCACGCTGGCGGCGATCGCCAACGTCATGGGCCTGGGCATGCTGGTGGCCGGTGTCGCCGGTTACCTGCTGGGCGGCCTGGCCGCGGACTCCGGTGCCGCCGCCAGGCATCGGGGCGGGCGCATGCTGATCATGGCCATCCTGCCCATCCTGGCCCTGCCCTGCGCCATCGGCGGCTACGCCCCCGGTGTCGGATCCGCCATCGCCCTGCTGGCCACCATCAGCCTGGCGACGCCCATGCTGAACGTGGCCATGAACGCCACCATCCAGGAGATCGTGCCCAACGACATGCGGGGGTTCTCGCACGCCCTGCTGACGGTGGTGACCGCCCTGCCGGCCGGTGCTGGTGGGCCCTTCCTGATCGCCTACGTCTCGCAGACCGTGCTGGGCGACCCCGCCCGCATCGCGACGTCCTTCCTGATCGTCGCCCTGCCCTGCCTGCTGCTGGCGTCGCTTTGTTTCGTGCGGGCCCGGCGTGCCTACCGTGGCGCCGCCCTTCAATCCGCCAGAACCTAATCAACCAATATAAGCCGGAGTCAAACCCATGGCCGCCCCGTCCCGGAAGATGATCCTCGCCACCTTCATTCATAACAGCGGGGCCCATCCCGGCGGCTGGCGCTATCCGGAGAAGACCCCCGACCAGCATGATTTCCGCACCTACGCCCACCTGGCCCAGACGGCCGAGCGCGGCAAGATGCATTGCTACTTCTCCGGCGATAGCCAGGGTTATCCCCACCTGAAGGGCCGGGACGCCTTCGCCGCCACCGACTATGCCGGCAAGCTGGAACCCACCACCCTGCTGGCGGCCCTGGCCGTGCTGACCAAACACATCGGCCTGATCGCCACCGCCACCACCACCTATAACGAGCCCTATTCCATCGCCCGCCGCTACGCCTCGCTGGACCACATCTCCGGCGGGCGGGCGGGCTGGAACGTCGTCACCTCCGCCGCCGAGGGTGAGGCGCGCAATTTCGGCCGCAACCCGCTGATGGACCACGACGCCCGGTACGCCCGGGCGGAGGAGTTCGTCGACGTGGTCAAGCACCTGTGGGACAGCTGGGAAGACGGCTCGCACATCCGCGACCGCGCCGCCGGCCGCTATTTCGACCCCGACCGCGTGCACCAGCTGAACCACAAGGGCACGCATTTCGACGTGGCCGGGCCGCTGAACGTGGGCCGCCCGCCCCAGGGCCACCCCATCATCGTGCAGGCCGGCGGGTCCGGTGCCGGCCGCGCCCTGTCGGCCCGCACCGCCGACATGATCTTCACCGCCGCCAATTCCCTGAAGGCCGCCAAGGACTTCTACGCCGACATGAAGCAGCGGGCCGCCGGCTTCGGCCGCAACCCGGACCATGTGCTGGTCATCCCCTCCGTCCAATTGATGGTCCGCTCCACCGAGGCGGAGGCCAAGCAGGCGGCGGAGGAACTGCTGGACATGGTGCCGACCGCCCTGGCGCTGCGCACCCTGCAAATGCAGCTGGGCGCCGACCTGTCGGACTACGGCCCCAACGACAAGCTGCCGGACCTGGCGCTGACCAACGGTGGCCAATGGGTGCAGCAGCAGATCATCAAGATGGCGCGGGATGAGGATCTGACCATCGGCCAGTTGGCCCGCCGCGTGGTGGTTTCCCGCGCCAGCTATTCCCAGGCCGGCACGCCGGAGCAGATCGCCGACATGTGCGAGCTATGGTTCCGCGAGGGCGGTGCCGACGGCTTTTCGCTGTCGCCTAACTACCTGCCGGACGGACTGGAAGATTTCGTGGACCAAGTCATCCCGATCTTGCAGAAGCGTGGTCTGTTCCGGACGGACTATGAGGGTGCCACGCTACGCGAGAACCTGGGCCTGCCGCGGCCCGAAAACGCCTTTGTCGCCAACCCATCACTGGGCAGCGAACCGTCGATGTGGGCCTGACGGCCTGATCGATCAGAACCAATGGCCAAGCATCAGCAGGGAAAGGGCATTCCATTGACCGTCAACCGCCGTGATTTCGCCAAGGGCCTGGGGCTTTCCGTCGCCGCCGTCACCATGACGAGTGCGGCCGCCAAGGCCGCATCCCCCGCCATCCCCGTCCCGCCGAAGGGCCCCTGGTCGCGCACCGGGGCGCTTCAGCGGTCCGGCGGCGTGCTGCACTACGCCGTGCTGGGCCCGGATGACGGTGGGGCCAAGCCGCCCATCGTCCTGCTGCACAAGCTGGGCGGCTGGCTGTCCGACTGGCGCTTCGTGGCGCCGGCGCTCGCCGAGGGCCGCCGGGTCATCGCCTTCGACCTGCCGGGCCACGGCGGCTCGCGCTGGTCGGGGGAGCCGCCCTATCTGCAAACCCTGGGTGAAACGGCGGCCACCCTGGTCGGCGCCTTCGACGAGATGGGCTTCGACCAAGTTGACCTGGTCGGGACTTCGTTGGGCGGCTGTCTGTCCGTGCCGCTGGCGGCCATGTGGCCGGAGAAGGTGCGCCGGCTGGCGCTGGTATCCTGCGCCCTGGGCAAGCACCGCACACTGCAGGAAATCCGCGACAACGTGGATGCCAAGCAGAAGGATCTTTACGACCGGAACGGCTATCCCGTGCCGACCCCGCCGGAACTGCTGACCCAGATTTTCGGCATCGTGAACACCGGCCCCATCAACGCCGACGGCATCGAAAGCCGCAAGGCGGCCGGCCGCTGGATCCAGCCGTCGGAACGCGGCGTCGCCTTCGCCGACATCATGGGCACCCTGCCCCGCATCCAGGCGCCGACGCTGCTGGTCTACGGCCAGTTCGACAAGGCCTACGTCAAGTTCCGGACGGATGCCGAAAAGGCGCTGAAGAGCAGCCGGACGGAGGTCATCCCCGACGCCGGCGCCTTCGTCATGCAGGACAATCCGCCGGCCACGGCGGCCGTGCTGCGAAAGTTCCTGAACGAAACATGACCCCAGCGGCACGAAATTTCGACTCATGCCGCTGGAGGCCGGCGACGGCCGGCCCCGGAGTGAGCACCGCAGGGCGGAACGAGGATAGCCCAAGCCAGCGGATGCTGGCGCCCGGCGCTTGAGGGGGCCCTTGATCGGTCACGATCAAGGGCCGCGTGTATGAGTCAAAAAACAGGGGCATCATGGTGGAGCAGCACATTGAGCGGGCGCGGCAGGTCCGCATTTACCAGACCATAGCCGGCGAACAGGTCGGCACCCGGTTCGAGGATGTGATCGATCCCTCGACCGGGGCGGCGTTCCAGCAATATCCCGTCGCCACGGCGGAGGAACTGGACCGCGCGGCGGCGGCGGCGCGGGCGGCACAGCCCGCCTGGGCCGCCCTGGGTTGGGACGAACGCGAGCGTCTGCTGGTCGCCTTCGCCGATGCCATCGACCGGGAGATCGAGTGGATCGCCACGCTGCACACCATGGAACAGGGCATGCCCTTTTCCCAATCCATGATGTTCGCGAAGGCCATGACCCAGCGCATCCGCATCATGGCGGAATTCCGGGTACCGGACCGCGTGCTGATCGACAATGACGACAAGCGGGTGACCGAGCGCTGGCACCCCCTGGGGGTGGTCGCCGCTATCGCGCCCTGGAACGGGCCCCTGCTGCTGGGCATGATCAAGGTGGTCACCGCCCTGATCGCCGGCAACACCATCGTGCTGAAGCCGTCGGAACTGACGCCGCTGAGCACGCTGGAACTGGGCCGCATCAGCCTGGACATCCTGCCCAAGGGGGTGCTGAACATCGTCAGCGGCGGGCGGGAGACGGGGGCGGCCCTGGTGTCGCATCCCGGCTTCGACAAGGTGTCGTTCACCGGATCGACCCCCACCGGCATCGCCATCGCCAAGCAATCCGCCGTCTTCCTGCGCCCGGCCATCCTGGAGCTGGGGGGCAACGACGCCGCCATCCTGCTGCCCGACGGTTCAGTGGACGACTTCGTGGCTGCGGTGGCGATGATCGGCTTCGGCAACAACGGCCAGTTCTGCGCCGCGGTGAAGCGCGCCTATGTCCCGCCCCACCTGGCGGAAGAGGTCACGACCAAGCTGGCGGCCATCGCCGACGCCCATGTCCTGGGCAACGGCTTCGAACCCGGCGTGACCATGGGGCCCATCCAGAACAAGGCCCAGTTCGACAAGGTCTGCGCGATTGTCAAAGACGCCAAGGCCGCCGGCGGGCGCATGGCCGCCGGTGGCGGCCCCGTGGACGGCCCGGGATATTTCTTCCGCCCCACCATCGTGGCTGGCCTGAAGGACGGCACGCGCCTGGTGGATGAGGAACAGTTCGGGCCTGTCATCCCCGTCGTCATCTATGATGACGTTGACGCGGTGGTCGAGCGCATCAATGCCGGCCCCTACGGCCTGACGGCATCGGTCTGGACCAAAGACCTGGACCGGGGTGAGGAAATCCTTGGCCGCATCGCCGTCGGCATGGCGGCCGTCAACCGCCACGCCCCGTTCGACCCCAAGGTGCCTTTCCCGATGATCAAGCAGTCGGGCATGGGCACCGACTACGCCGACCACGGCATCAAGGGCACCATGCGCCTGCAGGCCATCACGCGGGTCAAGAGCTGATCCGGAACGGGCCGGACGGCATCACCATCCGGCCCGTTTCCTTTCACACAAGGCCGGCCACCAGGGCCTCATACTCGGCCCGCGCGGCCTCGCCGATGCCCACGCCAATGACGTCGCAGGGGCCCGCCGGATCGTAATGGGCGCGGTGGCCCTGGCCGTGCGTGTCCAGCATCACCAGGATGGAGCCGGGGCCCAGCCGCCGCCGCTGGCCGCTGCCCGCCTCGATCTCCCACGCGCCGTTCAGCACGATGGACAGGCCGGCCGTGGCGGAGATGTGCCAATCCTTGGCCGTTGCAGCCCCACCCTTGACCACCCCGAACAGGGTGGCGGCATAGGTGCCCAGGAAGGTGCTGGGGCCGCTGTCGTTGGGGATTACCCGCAAGGTCGGCAGGCGGATGTCGGCCAGGCGGGAGGTGCCGTCAGCCGTGGCGAAGACGCAGACGGCCGGGACGGTGGCATCCTCATCCCCGCTCAAGGCTGTGCCGCTTTCTTGAGGAAAGCGGCGACGCGCACCTTGGCGTTCTCCCGGACGTCCTCATAGAACAGGCCGTAATCGTGATAGTGCATGACGCCGGTGCCGGGCAGCGGCTTCAGGTCCAGCTCCGCGCGCGGCTGCACCACCAGGAAGCCCTGCTCACACTTCGCCGCCACGGCGCCGCGCACGATGGGGTTCAGGCCGCCCGCCCCCGGTTCGCCCGGAACGGCGCCTTTGGATGCGCTTTCAGGGGCGGCGGGCCTGGTGCGGTCGAAGGTCAGCGGGTTGACGCAGACGCCGGTGGCGCCGGGCACATCGCCGTATTTGTCGGTGAAGGACTTCTCCGACCGCGCGATGGCGGCATTCAGGTCGGCGGACGGCAGGACGGCGTTCCATTGCAGGACGCAGCCCGTCTGGGTGGGCGTGTCGCACACCGACAGGTGCTTGTAGCGCAAGCCGAATTCGCCCTCCGCCACGTTCATGCCGATGCTGTAGGCGGCCACCAGCTGCCGGGCCAGGGGCGTGCCGTCGATGCGTTTTTCCAGCAGCTGCGCCACCAGCCAGCCGCCCTGGCTGTGCCCCGCCAGGATGAAGGGCCGGCCGTGGTTCTCATGTTGCAGGTAATAGTCGAAGGCGCGCTCGATATCCGTATAGGCCAGCAGCAGCGCCTTTTCGCGCCCATTCTGCTTGTCGTTCATGAATGAGGCCTGGCGGTAGCGCGGCGCGAACACGCGGCAGCAGGCGTTGAAGACGCTGGCCTGCCGGGCGATGGTGCTGACGTCCGTCCAGGCGTTGGTCTCACCATCCGCCACACCCTGGTTCCAGCGCGTGGTGCTTTTGTACGTGGTGGGGTGGATGAAAAAGACATCCGCCGGCGGGTTCCTGGCGGCCGCGCTGGCGCCCTTGGGCACCGCCGCGCTGGCGCCGGGGCCGAACGGGCCGGCGGCCCAGGAGGTGGCCAGGCTGTAATCGGGTGCGGCCGACGGCACTTGCGTCTCGAACGCCGGTTGTTCCTGGGCCATGGCCGGAACGCCGGCCGCCAGGGTGGCAACCAGCGCCAAGGACCGAAGAGCATGTTTGATCTGAACTGGCACTGGTACCCCCTTATTCTCACAGCAATATATTAGCGGACATCAGGCGCGTGACAGAACTTCGATCGCCGCGCGCTCGCCGCTTTCGAAGGCGGATTCCATGCCGAAGTCCGTCCGGCGGGTGTGCTCGCCGGCGAAATGCATGACCTGCCAGGGGGCGATCATCTCACGGGCGAAGGCGTTGACCTGGCCGGGCGCCAGGCTGAAGCCGCAGCCACGCTGCAAGGGATCGGCCAGCCAGTCCTTGTAGGTGGCGACCTTGAGCAGGCCCTTGGAGGCCGGGCGCAGCCGTTCCATCTCCGCCAGCAGGAAGGCCTGGGCGGCGGGGCCGTCCATGCGCGACACCGCCTGGGCGACGTTGCCCACCATGACGATCATGGCGCGGTGCGCCCCCTCGCCCGTGTGGTTGTCGATGGCCCAGAACATGCCCATGGGTCCGTCGGTGGAGAATGACGGCGGCAGGCCGTCCTCCTTCCAGAAGGGCTTTTCCACCGTCAGATACATGCGCGCCGTGTTGGCGTAGGGCATGTGGTCGATGGCGTCGCGCATCAGGGGGTTGGCCTTGGCCTTGATCGTCACGCCGCGCAGCATGGAGAACGGCAGGGCGGAGATGACGAAGCGGGCCTTATAGCTGCTGCCGTCCGTGCAGGTGACGGTGGCGGCCTTGTCGGTCATCTCGACCCCCGCCACCTTCTTGTTCAGGCGGATGGCATCGCCCAGCTTGGCCGCCATGGCCAACGGCAGGCGCTGGGCGCCGCCCTCGATGTTGGAGATCTGGGCCAGGCCGTTGATCTCATTGCGGTTGTTGCCTTCGCCGAAGGGATGGTCGCGATGGCTTTGCCCTTGGGCGGTGGGGCCGCCGAAGGATTTGTCCAGGGCGGTGCGCGTATCCTCCTGCCACATGCGCAGCAGCGAGGTCTCATCGATGCCGATGCCGGGGGCCGATACGGCGGCCAGCCGGATGGCTTGCTCGCTATAGCCCTTTGATTGCATCAACTGGCGCAGGCTGATGTCGAATTCACTGAACTTGGGGTTCAGCCAGTCGTCCAGTTCCTTCAGCGGGTTGTACTTGGCGGCCACCGCCTGGCCCATCAGCATGGGCGGGATGGCCCGTTCGTCGCCCACGCAACGGTTCAGCGGGTTGGCGCCCCAGGTCTTGGGATCGATCCAGCTGTCCATGAAGTGCGCGCCGAAGGTCAGCAGGTCGCGGTCTTCCGGGATCAGCTTAAGCCCCAGGGTGTGGCAGGCGTTGATGACGCGGGCGTAGCTGCGCCCCACCTGGCTGGCGCCGACATCGATCGGCCCTTCGGCCGTCCGCACCGTCTTGACGCGGCCGCCCACCTGGTCGGCGGCGTCCAGCACCAGGACGCGCAGGCCGTTGTCCGTCAGGGTCTGGGCCGCGTTCAGGCCGGAAAGGCCGGCACCCAGGATGATGACGTCCACCGTCGGGGTGGCGGCGAAACTTGATTTCGGCAGGGCGGCCACAGCCGCCGTCGCCGCGACGAATGTCCGTCGCGTGAGCATGAAGTCCCCCGTTCTCTTATAATGCGCGTGGTCTTTGATCGTGAACGATCAAAGACCCCCTCAATCGCCGGGCGCCGGTATCCACCGGCTTGGCTTCCTCGTTGCGCCCTGCGGTGCTCACTCCGGGGCCGGCCGTCGCCGGCCTCCAGCGGCACGAAACAAATTTCCGTGCCGCTGGCATAATGCCCCTCACTGCCAATGGCGGCCCCCCACCGGCCGCCATTCGCCCAAAAGAAAACGCCCGGGCCGATTTCTCGGGCCCGGGCGGGACTGGCACTAGAAGCGATAGCTGCCGCGGATGCCCCAGGTGCGCAGTTCGCGCAGCTGGACGATGACCGCGGAAGCTGGTCGAGAGATGGGCGAACGTCGGGTCGATGACGTAGCCGTCCACCGCGCTGTAGTAGGACTTGTCGTTGAACAGGTTGGTCGCGAAACCTTCGATGGAATAGCTGTCGGTCTTCACGCCGATATGCAGGTTGACCTGGTTGGTGGCCGGCGTGCGCACCAGGTTGGCCACGTCGGAATACGCACCCGACTTGTAGGTGAAGTCCACCCGGCTGAAGCCCTCGACATCGCCCAGGATGGGCAGGCTGGGCAGCGGCGTGGTGTAGGACAGCGACGCCGTGCCCGACCACTTCGACACGAACGGCGCCTGGTTGCCGGAGAAGTCGGTGATGCCGGTCAGCGCCGTGACCTGCGAGTTCGAGGTCTTTACGATCTTGCTGTCGATGTAGGCGCCGCTCAGGTCCAGTTCCCATTCCTTGGTGAGGACGGCATTGATTTCCGCCTCCAGGCCCTTGATGTGGACCTCACCGGCGTTGGTGGAGGCCAGCACCTGCTGGGCGCCCAGCACCGGATCGACGTAGCTGTAGGCCTGCTGGTTGATCTGGTTGGACCAGTCGGCGTAGTAGGCGGCCAGGTCGTAGCGCAGGCGGTTGCCGAACAGCTTGCCCTTCATGCCGATTTCGTAATTCTTCAGCGTTTCCGGATCGACGGCGACCTTCAGGTTGTTCTTCTCGGCCACGGCCACGGCCGAGGCCGCGGCGGTCAGGAACGAGGTGTTGAAGATGCCGGGGTTCACGCCTTCGGAGTACGAAGTGTAGATCATCGTGGCGTCGTCCACGTTGAACTGGGCGATCACGCGCGGCATGAAGTTATGGTAGTATTTCTCCAGTAACACGGTGCCACCCGGATAGAAACCGGCCGGAATGAAGGCGCTGTTGGTCGCCGTCGTGCCCGCCGGCGCCGCGTAGGCCGCCATGTCATCCACCTGGTAACGGCCGTCGAAGTTCAGCGTGAACCACGGCGTGAAGTCGTAACCGATGCCGTAGAAGGCGCTCCACGTCGTGTCGGAGGTGGCGCCGCTGATCGCCGACTTCAGCGTGGTGGTGCCGCCGCCGCTGCTGGACTGCGACCAGGTGTCCATCCAGCTGAGACCACCCGTCAGGTGCAGGGGGCCGTCTTCATAGGATGCGCGCACTTCCTGCGACCAGTCGTGCGAGCGGCCCTCAACCAGGTAGGGGTAGTTGTAGAAACCTTCGCCGCTGCTGGACTTGATGGACGTGCTGTAGAAATTGTCCAGGTCGGCCAGTTCGCTGCTGAACACGCTATTGTAGGCGCTCAGCGAGGAAAGGGTGATGCCGGTGTCGCCGATGGTCCAATCGGCCGACAAATGGGCGTGGTAGTCACGGGCCACCAGGCCGTAGCCCTGGGTGCCGTCATCGGGGTTGATGACGCGGCCGGAACCGTTGGCCAGGAAGTTCTTGATATAGGCGCTGTTGGTGGTGTTGGCCGACGGGGTCAGGCCGGACAGGCCGGGCGTGACACCGCAGATGAAGCGGTTGCCGGTGGGCAGGGTGCAGTTCGACTGGTTGGCGACCAGGGTCTGGCCGGCGCTGTTGGTGACGCCGTAGGCGCCGATCAGCCCCTGCGCGGGCGGGCCGTCGTCCAGGTCGGTGAACATGCCGAACAGCTTGATCTTCAGATCGTCGTTCGGCTTCAGCACGATGGCCAGCGAGGCGTTCTTGGTGTCCTGGTCGCCCAGGGTCTGGCCAGGCACGCCGGCATTCTCGTAGGAACCGTCCTTGCCGAACTCACGGGCGCTCAGGCGGAAGCCCAGCTTGTCGGGGATGATGGGGCCGGCGATCTCGGCCGAGAAATCCTGGTTGTGGCGCGTGCCCACCATGCCGTCGATGGAACCGCTGTATTCCTCGGTCGGGTCCTTGGTGACGATGTTGATGGCGCCGGCGAAGGTCTGGCGGCCGAAATAGGCCGACTGCGGGCCCTTCAGCACTTCGACGCGCTCAGGATCGGTGATGGTCTGGATGGCGGCCGGGTTGCTGACCGGCGCACCGTCGATGAACAGCGACGCGGTCTGCAACTGCGAGGTCGACGGCGCCATGCCGCGCAGCACGATGGCCTGGAACGACCGGTCGGCGCGGCCGCCGTTGCTGGCCTGGCCCACCACGTTGGCGCCCGGCACGAACTGCGCCAGGTCCTGGGTGGAGGTGATGCCGCGCGCCTCGATATCGCCGCCGGTCAGCGCGGTGATCGCGACCGGGGTCTTCTGCATGTCCTCGTTCTTGCGGCGGGCCGTGACGACGATTTCCTCCAGGCCGTCCTCGGCCGGGGCGGCGGCATCCGCGGCGGGCGCGCTCTGCTGGGCGAAAGCGGTGCCGGCGGCCATCACGCCGGTGAAAAGCGTCAGTGCGGCGGCAAGACAAGTGCCGCTTCGCAGGACCGACGAGAGATTTTTACTGTCCAAAGCCATCATTCCCCCTGTTCGAGAATCGGATGATATTGTTTGTGTTTTTGGTACAGCCGCCCGTTTCCTGAAGCATGACTGCATCAAGATTAACAGATCGATAATTCAGCCTTTCTCCAATAAATGGAGGCCGAAAAATTACTGTTGTTTGGGGAGCGCTCATAAGCTGTCAGAAGAAGGATTAAAATCCATCGAATTCG
This genomic window contains:
- a CDS encoding NAD(P)/FAD-dependent oxidoreductase is translated as MLTRRTFVAATAAVAALPKSSFAATPTVDVIILGAGLSGLNAAQTLTDNGLRVLVLDAADQVGGRVKTVRTAEGPIDVGASQVGRSYARVINACHTLGLKLIPEDRDLLTFGAHFMDSWIDPKTWGANPLNRCVGDERAIPPMLMGQAVAAKYNPLKELDDWLNPKFSEFDISLRQLMQSKGYSEQAIRLAAVSAPGIGIDETSLLRMWQEDTRTALDKSFGGPTAQGQSHRDHPFGEGNNRNEINGLAQISNIEGGAQRLPLAMAAKLGDAIRLNKKVAGVEMTDKAATVTCTDGSSYKARFVISALPFSMLRGVTIKAKANPLMRDAIDHMPYANTARMYLTVEKPFWKEDGLPPSFSTDGPMGMFWAIDNHTGEGAHRAMIVMVGNVAQAVSRMDGPAAQAFLLAEMERLRPASKGLLKVATYKDWLADPLQRGCGFSLAPGQVNAFAREMIAPWQVMHFAGEHTRRTDFGMESAFESGERAAIEVLSRA
- a CDS encoding TonB-dependent receptor, giving the protein MDSKNLSSVLRSGTCLAAALTLFTGVMAAGTAFAQQSAPAADAAAPAEDGLEEIVVTARRKNEDMQKTPVAITALTGGDIEARGITSTQDLAQFVPGANVVGQASNGGRADRSFQAIVLRGMAPSTSQLQTASLFIDGAPVSNPAAIQTITDPERVEVLKGPQSAYFGRQTFAGAINIVTKDPTEEYSGSIDGMVGTRHNQDFSAEIAGPIIPDKLGFRLSAREFGKDGSYENAGVPGQTLGDQDTKNASLAIVLKPNDDLKIKLFGMFTDLDDGPPAQGLIGAYGVTNSAGQTLVANQSNCTLPTGNRFICGVTPGLSGLTPSANTTNSAYIKNFLANGSGRVINPDDGTQGYGLVARDYHAHLSADWTIGDTGITLSSLSAYNSVFSSELADLDNFYSTSIKSSSGEGFYNYPYLVEGRSHDWSQEVRASYEDGPLHLTGGLSWMDTWSQSSSGGGTTTLKSAISGATSDTTWSAFYGIGYDFTPWFTLNFDGRYQVDDMAAYAAPAGTTATNSAFIPAGFYPGGTVLLEKYYHNFMPRVIAQFNVDDATMIYTSYSEGVNPGIFNTSFLTAAASAVAVAEKNNLKVAVDPETLKNYEIGMKGKLFGNRLRYDLAAYYADWSNQINQQAYSYVDPVLGAQQVLASTNAGEVHIKGLEAEINAVLTKEWELDLSGAYIDSKIVKTSNSQVTALTGITDFSGNQAPFVSKWSGTASLSYTTPLPSLPILGDVEGFSRVDFTYKSGAYSDVANLVRTPATNQVNLHIGVKTDSYSIEGFATNLFNDKSYYSAVDGYVIDPTFAHLSTSFRGHRPAARTAHLGHPRQLSLLVPVPPGPEKSARAFSFGRMAAGGGPPLAVRGIMPAARKFVSCRWRPATAGPGVSTAGRNEEAKPVDTGARRLRGSLIVHDQRPRAL